From the Anopheles coustani chromosome X, idAnoCousDA_361_x.2, whole genome shotgun sequence genome, one window contains:
- the LOC131268704 gene encoding von Willebrand factor A domain-containing protein 8: protein MQRNVQTVRRINVLKRILAHQQPASASDAATGVLFKRNCSNKSVSTVAGTIQIDDVEKEIHVPLNPELVPTGYVHVSEDGEAQLSQTRLHHLRWMLQKENLGQDMILLGRPGSLRRRIVMQYSELTRREVEYILLNRDTTESDLKQRREILDGTATYHNQSAVRAATEGRILLIEGVEKTERNVLPILNNLLENREMHLEDGRFLIAAKNYDALLERYDRAQLAQWGLVRVSEKFRVIALGLPVPRYRGSPLDPPLRSRFQARDIADLPYIEVLTEAKALANGSGRPEVLTKLVSFGFGIQSASSPLPDFPIDNLRYVGLLLRNNGTLGEAELLGRLYPYRAFLEKEGISLVHSLMESLAIDREAVVPQREIQSVGVSPAHRNELEVQLRQAQDGTVAQFRLAQGKPSLSATKRQPYVPTSYQNGMLAELLQTVAVADVCLVGPKGCGKTILAEQLCAALDGQRMETMVLYQDMTARDLLQKRTTRLNGDTVWQDSPLLMAALQGHAIVLDGVHRLHHSTLAILHRLVHDRELQLYDGRRLMAHERFDRLQANQPDVDLAGRGLLRIHPGFRIVALAEPHQRGAGTVGTPGGAGSWISAETLSLFLFHEVRGLSEAEERRVLDALYGPLDATMEQILRLAQHLRASSDDVQQALAANLSTRQLLRIARRLKQYGDGGGQLSAGEIVHATFMSKFMPSVARGVLESAMRRCMDAGGHREATDGARRPVEIELKDDTLRIGSTSVARYRTEAVSKVPDIVFYDVPQHLRLMERLLQDFLLGEHLLLVGNQGVGKNKIVDRLLQLMNRPREYIQLHRDTTVQSLTLQATVRDGRIQYEDSPLVKAVKAGHVLVVDEADKAPIHVTCILKTLVENGEMLLSDGRKICPPASSAPGTALDESAADGFIPTHPDFRLIVLANRPGFPFLGNDFFAALGDLFACHAVDNPSPESEQFLLRQYGPRVPMATIRQLVDAFAELRDMADAGTLHYPYSTREVVAIVRHLERFPDDPLAELIGNVLDYDRYAPETLDQVTAVLLKHGLPIGPYAEGVEAVANLRRQRELQMTIRSKSGKDVAGPKHGRVDPNNDPHVGGNTWAGGTGGRDTAGLGGKGGPYRLDAGHKVHQLSDAEKDSVPEEVKRAAREMNRRAFEEKLREIRMSEYEHKVYEQYSEPVRRQVQQLRITLQALQARARERQWQKHRTAGELDDTKLVEGLTGERAIYKQRAEQEPEPGAPQQKPKRLRLLVDVSGSMYRFNGYDGRLDRQLEATTMVMEAFDGFESKIRYDVVGHSGEAVAVPFVSENAPPRDAKRRLETLKMMHAHAQFCWSGDHTLAATERAVDELAREDCDEAIVVVLSDANLARYGITPRALNAALTKQAPRVQAYVVFIGSLGDEARVITETMAAGKAFVCMDLDQLPQIMRQIFSASLLQ, encoded by the exons ATGCAACGAAACGTGCAAACCGTACGGCGAATCAATGTGCTCAAACGCATCTTGGCACACCAACAGCCAGCCAGTGCCAGTGATGCTGCCACCGGGGTGCTCTTCAAGCGCAACTGTAGCAACAAATCCGTTAGTACCGTTGCCGGCACGATCCAGATCGACGACGTTGAGAAAGAGATTCACGTACCGCTGAACCCCGAGCTGGTACCGACCGGTTACG tGCACGTGAGCGAGGATGGCGAAGCGCAGCTGTCCCAAACCCGGCTGCACCATCTGCGCTGGATGCTGCAGAAAGAAAACCTCGGCCAGGATATGATACTGCTCGGCAGACCGGGCAGCTTGCGTCGACGCATCGTCATGCAGTACTCGGAGCTGACGCGCCGGGAGGTCGAGTACATCCTGCTGAACCGCGACACGACCGAGAGCGACTTGAAGCAGCGGCGCGAAATACTCGACGGTACGGCGACGTACCACAACCAGAGCGCGGTTCGTGCTGCAACGGAGGGGCGTATCCTGCTGATCGAAGGCGTAGAGAAGACAGAACGGAACGTGCTGCCGATACTGAATAACCTGCTCGAGAACCGCGAGATGCACCTCGAGGATGGACGGTTTCTGATAGCGGCGAAAAACTACGACGCCCTGCTGGAG CGCTACGATCGTGCTCAGCTCGCACAGTGGGGTTTGGTGCGTGTGTCGGAAAAGTTTCGCGTGATCGCGCTCGGTCTACCGGTGCCCCGGTACCGCGGTTCACCGCTCGATCCACCCCTTAGGTCCCGGTTTCAGGCGCGCGACATCGCCGATCTACCGTACATCGAGGTGCTGACCGAGGCGAAAGCACTCGCCAACGGATCCGGCCGACCGGAGGTGCTAACGAAGCTGGTGTCGTTCGGTTTCGGCATCCAGTCGGCCTCGTCGCCCCTGCCGGACTTTCCCATCGACAACCTGCGGTACGTggggctgctgctgcggaaCAATGGTACGCTCGGGGAGGCGGAGTTGCTCGGCCGGCTCTACCCGTACCGGGCGTTCCTGGAGAAGGAAGGTATATCGCTCGTGCACAGTCTAATGGAGTCGCTAGCGATCGACCGGGAGGCGGTGGTGCCACAGCGAGAAATCCAGAGCGTCGGTGTATCGCCTGCGCACCGAAACGAGCTTGAGGTGCAGCTGCGGCAGGCGCAGGATGGCACCGTGGCTCAATTCCGGCTCGCGCAAGGTAAGCCGAGCTTAAGCGCCACCAAACGCCAACCGTACGTTCCAACGAGCTACCAGAATGGCATGCTGGCGGAGCTGCTGCagacggtggcggtggcggatGTGTGTCTGGTGGGCCCGAAGGGTTGTGGTAAGACCATCCTGGCCGAGCAGCTTTGTGCTGCACTCGATGGCCAGCGGATGGAAACGATGGTGCTCTATCAGGACATGACGGCGCGTGATCTGCTGCAGAAGCGCACGACGCGCCTCAACGGAGACACCGTGTGGCAGGACTCTCCGTTGCTAATGGCCGCCCTTCAGGGGCACGCGATTGTGCTCGACGGTGTGCATCGGTTGCACCACAGCACCTTGGCCATACTGCACCGGCTGGTGCACGACCGCGAGCTGCAACTGTACGATGGCCGACGTCTGATGGCGCACGAGCGTTTCGATCGGTTGCAGGCGAACCAGCCCGACGTGGATCTAGCCGGCAGAGGGCTGTTGCGCATCCATCCCGGGTTCCGTATCGTTGCTTTGGCCGAACCTCACCAGCGCGGTGCCGGAACGGTCGGCACGCCCGGTGGTGCTGGCTCGTGGATCAGCGCTGAAACGCTCAGCCTATTCCTGTTCCACGAGGTGCGCGGTCTGAGCGAGGCGGAAGAACGGCGCGTGCTCGATGCCCTGTACGGACCGCTCGATGCCACGATGGAGCAGATCCTACGCCTTGCGCAGCACCTCCGCGCGTCCTCCGACGACGTGCAGCAGGCCCTCGCGGCCAATCTTTCCACCCGTCAGCTGCTACGGATTGCTCGTCGCCTCAAGCAGTACGGCGACGGTGGTGGCCAGCTGTCGGCCGGGGAAATCGTGCACGCAACCTTCATGAGCAAGTTCATGCCGAGTGTGGCGCGTGGCGTGCTGGAATCGGCGATGCGTCGCTGCATGGACGCGGGTGGCCATCGGGAGGCAACCGACGGAGCCAGGCGCCCGGTGGAGATCGAGCTGAAGGACGATACGCTGCGCATCGGCAGCACGAGTGTGGCACGCTACCGCACCGAGGCGGTGAGCAAGGTGCCGGACATTGTGTTCTACGACGTGCCACAGCATTTGCGGCTGATGGAGCGTCTGCTGCAGGACTTCCTGCTCGGCGAGCACCTGCTGCTGGTGGGCAACCAGGGCGTGGGCAAGAACAAGATCGTCGACCGGCTGCTGCAGCTGATGAACCGTCCGCGCGAGTACATTCAGCTGCACCGTGACACGACGGTGCAGTCGCTGACGCTGCAGGCGACGGTGCGCGACGGACGCATCCAGTACGAGGACTCGCCGCTGGTGAAAGCGGTCAAGGCCGGCCacgtgctggtggtggacgaGGCGGACAAGGCGCCCATCCACGTCACCTGCATCCTCAAGACGCTGGTCGAGAACGGCGAGATGCTGCTGTCGGATGGGCGCAAAATCTGCCCACCCGCGTCCTCCGCCCCGGGGACGGCACTGGATGAATCGGCGGCGGACGGCTTCATACCGACCCATCCGGACTTCCGGTTGATTGTGCTCGCCAACCGGCCTGGATTTCCCTTCCTCGGCAATGATTTCTTCGCCGCGCTCGGTGACCTATTCGCGTGCCACGCCGTCGACAACCCGTCGCCCGAGTCGGAGCAGTTTCTGCTTCGGCAGTATGGGCCGCGCGTACCGATGGCCACCATCCGCCAGCTGGTGGACGCATTCGCCGAGCTGCGCGACATGGCCGACGCCGGCACGCTGCACTACCCGTACTCGACGCGCGAGGTGGTCGCGATCGTGCGCCACCTGGAGCGCTTCCCGGATGACCCGCTGGCCGAGCTGATCGGCAACGTGCTCGACTACGATCGCTACGCGCCGGAAACGCTCGACCAGGTGACGGCGGTGCTGCTCAAGCACGGCCTCCCGATCGGCCCGTACGCCGAGGGCGTGGAGGCGGTGGCGAACCTGCGCCGCCAGCGCGAGCTACAGATGACGATCCGCAGCAAGAGCGGCAAGGACGTGGCCGGACCGAAGCACGGCCGGGTCGATCCGAACAACGATCCGCACGTCGGCGGCAACACATGGGCCGGCGGAACCGGCGGGCGCGATACCGCCGGCCTGGGCGGCAAGGGTGGCCCGTACCGGCTCGATGCCGGCCACAAGGTGCACCAGCTGTCGGACGCGGAAAAGGACAGCGTGCCGGAGGAGGTGAAGCGGGCGGCGCGCGAGATGAACCGGCGCGCGTTCGAGGAGAAGCTGCGTGAAATCCGCATGAGCGAGTACGAGCACAAGGTGTACGAGCAGTACTCGGAACCGGTACGGCGGCAGGTGCAGCAGCTCCGGATCACTTTGCAG GCCCTGCAAGCACGAGCCCGCGAACGCCAATGGCAGAAACATCGAACGGCGGGCGAGCTCGACGATACCAAGCTGGTGGAGGGGCTGACGGGCGAGCGGGCGATCTACAAGCAGCGCGCCGAGCAGGAGCCGGAACCGGGTGCCCCACAGCAGAAGCCCAAGCGTCTCCGGTTGCTGGTGGACGTGTCCGGCTCGATGTATCGGTTCAACGGCTACGACGGTCGGCTCGACCGTCAGCTCGAGGCGACCACGATGGTGATGGAAGCGTTCGACGGCTTCGAGAGCAAGATCCGGTACGATGTGGTGGGCCACAGCGGCGAGGCGGTCGCGGTGCCCTTCGTGAGCGAAAACGCACCGCCCCGGGACGCGAAGCGCCGGCTCGAGACGCTCAAGATGATGCACGCGCACGCGCAGTTCTGCTGGAGCGGCGACCATACGCTCGCCGCCACCGAGCGAGC
- the LOC131269162 gene encoding uncharacterized protein LOC131269162 gives MRVTATCLLLALLLAARVEASLRNNFAPQPSTYCQAPRDNAVLPPDFHAACKRHSEGERDKLTQAYEVLLKHVAGLMSETGPVTKAVRPFLNALGRRTLNPPLGPNAGLRKSTMVAAIEAGRLAEAMTLYLESRGWEDWRSVVDRIFAKPRRHRQNIENLIAFVRMLPARQEQLEFYHHLRSPLVTHKYHEGYLGALFANGARWVVFADDGKTVRNQTDERLLWTTMVDAAGGYFKRIFLSADNIVDLASLDRDFPDEFTMLLPTIFNVTKNDLRFIDPWKMIELPCEMDRSHSKLMMFQEMILVLQRHFTWVNQNHIHSRWLALRFKDCLPKFGKDSASQKLINSVKDLFGKFEKGVTYETLIKPR, from the coding sequence ATGAGGGTTACGGCTACTTGTTTACTACTAGCGCTGCTGCTAGCGGCGCGGGTGGAGGCATCCCTACGCAACAATTTTGCCCCCCAGCCTAGTACCTACTGTCAGGCGCCCCGGGATAATGCCGTTCTCCCGCCGGATTTCCACGCGGCGTGCAAACGGCATAGTGAAGGCGAGCGCGATAAGCTGACACAAGCGTACGAGGTTCTTCTCAAACACGTGGCTGGACTTATGTCGGAAACGGGCCCCGTTACCAAGGCGGTGAGGCCTTTTCTTAATGCACTGGGAAGAAGGACACTTAATCCACCGCTTGGCCCTAACGCGGGGCTGCGTAAGAGTACGATGGTTGCGGCGATCGAAGCGGGTCGCCTCGCGGAAGCCATGACGCTGTACCTAGAATCGCGTGGCTGGGAAGATTGGCGCTCGGTTGTGGATCGGATCTTCGCGAAACCGCGCCGCCACCGGCAGAACATCGAAAATCTGATCGCCTTCGTTCGGATGCTGCCGGCGCGGCAGGAGCAGCTCGAGTTCTACCACCATCTGCGCAGCCCATTGGTGACCCATAAGTATCATGAAGGCTACCTCGGCGCACTGTTTGCCAACGGCGCCCGGTGGGTGGTGTTTGCTGACGACGGGAAAACGGTGCGCAATCAAACGGATGAGCGACTCCTTTGGACGACTATGGTTGATGCTGCTGGAGGGTATTTTAAGCGAATCTTTTTGTCAGCCGACAACATCGTCGATCTAGCTTCGCTTGACCGTGACTTTCCGGACGAGTTTACGATGCTTCTGCCGACGATTTTCAACGTCACGAAAAACGATTTGCGCTTCATAGACCCTTGGAAAATGATAGAGCTTCCATGCGAGATGGACCGATCACACTCGAAATTAATGATGTTCCAAGAAATGATCCTAGTGCTACAGCGTCACTTCACCTGGGTTAATCAAAATCATATTCATTCTCGTTGGCTTGCTCTAAGGTTTAAGGATTGCCTACCCAAGTTTGGAAAAGATTCCGCTAGTCAGAAGCTGATAAACAGCGTCAAGGATTTGTTTGGTAAATTCGAAAAAGGAGTGACATACGAAACGCTTATCAAACCTAGATAG
- the LOC131268930 gene encoding rabenosyn-5 — translation MANPFGEPIGDEGATASGSSFVHGTDSDNEILEGFLCPICKNDLRTPERLTVHVEQEHSDEQDLLKSLKEIFSFAKQGILKKGKKKPGPYDSPNEASGVKGADVGICPTAASSQNNPLLQPTVVQVVGCECDHMAYFKAVRNPRLERYASETNKLIIRLDKLLDGCPTDPDGKKRHEQSKVPWIDGKLVKLCPSCAKSFGITRRQHHCRVCGSVMCDGCSLYLSFEDARNIVQPNPASPTSRNRPDEGIDAPANETESFRVCEHCLHLLMNRMEMQDSRVDRPPITRLYEWLQRERTGIEPDIPMYRRILDSLYEGDVIFRLSDASALREKIGRTAERLDDISKSVLVLPFAAGSREEALKKAIRLACVSYIKECMLSIPPLPVEEEIKKIQIRRRQETARREERERMLAQEAYERYELLQAGNVDPTLSSASYNNGSSSSSSTASTAEMTVGRFAPAAISTMDNWSGTQTGAASNPNSTADPLIDQINIVKGYIRQAREAMRFEEVATLEQNLSELTQEFYNRQRLASQ, via the coding sequence ATGGCAAACCCATTCGGTGAGCCTATCGGCGACGAGGGTGCTACTGCCTCTGGTTCTAGCTTTGTACATGGCACCGACAGTGATAACGAAATACTTGAGGGTTTTCTCTGCCCGATCTGCAAGAACGACCTACGTACTCCGGAGCGACTGACGGTGCACGTAGAGCAGGAACACTCGGACGAGCAGGATCTGCTGAAGTCGTTGAAGGAAATTTTCAGCTTCGCCAAGCAGGGCATACTGAAGAAGGGCAAAAAGAAACCCGGCCCTTACGACAGCCCGAACGAGGCGTCGGGGGTGAAAGGTGCAGACGTCGGCATCTGCCCAACGGCCGCCTCGTCGCAAAACAACCCGCTGCTGCAGCCCACCGTCGTCCAGGTGGTTGGCTGCGAGTGTGATCACATGGCATATTTTAAGGCCGTGCGCAACCCACGGCTGGAGCGGTACGCATCGGAGACGAACAAGCTGATCATCCGGCTGGACAAGTTGCTCGACGGCTGCCCGACCGACCCGGACGGCAAAAAGCGCCACGAGCAGAGCAAGGTACCGTGGATCGACGGGAAGCTGGTGAAGCTGTGTCCGAGTTGTGCAAAAAGCTTCGGAATTACGCGCCGCCAGCATCACTGCCGGGTGTGCGGTTCGGTCATGTGCGATGGCTGCTCGCTGTATCTCAGCTTCGAGGACGCGCGGAACATCGTGCAGCCGAATCCGGCCAGCCCAACCTCCCGGAATCGACCAGACGAAGGCATCGATGCACCGGCCAACGAAACTGAGAGCTTCCGCGTGTGCGAGCACTGCCTGCACCTACTGATGAACCGGATGGAGATGCAAGACTCGCGAGTGGATCGTCCGCCAATAACTCGGCTGTACGAGTGGCTGCAGCGCGAGCGCACCGGCATAGAACCCGACATACCGATGTACCGTCGCATTTTGGATAGTCTGTACGAAGGAGACGTGATTTTCCGCCTGTCGGACGCATCGGCCCTGCGTGAGAAGATCGGACGGACCGCTGAGCGGCTCGACGATATAAGCAAGTCCGTCCTGGTGCTTCCCTTCGCAGCTGGCAGCCGTGAGGAGGCGCTCAAGAAAGCCATCCGGTTAGCGTGCGTCTCGTATATCAAGGAGTGCATGCTGTCGATCCCACCATTGCCGGTAGAGGAGGAGATCAAAAAGATTCAGATCCGGCGGCGCCAGGAGACGGCCCGGCGTGAGGAACGCGAGCGCATGCTGGCCCAGGAGGCGTACGAGCGGTACGAGCTGCTGCAGGCGGGTAACGTCGATCCAACGTTGTCCTCCGCCTCGTACAACAACGGCAGCTCGTCCAGCTCCAGTACGGCCTCTACGGCAGAAATGACTGTCGGCCGGTTCGCGCCCGCCGCCATCTCAACGATGGACAACTGGAGTGGTACGCAGACGGGCGCGGCTAGTAACCCCAACTCGACAGCCGATCCACTCATCGACCAGATCAATATCGTGAAGGGTTACATTCGGCAGGCGCGTGAAGCGATGCGCTTCGAGGAGGTGGCCACGCTCGAGCAGAACCTGAGCGAGCTCACCCAGGAGTTCTACAACCGACAGCGGTTGGCGTCGCAGTGA
- the LOC131268931 gene encoding acyl-CoA-binding protein, with product MSLEENFNKAVEDVKNLKATPADADLLVIYGLYKQATVGDCNTEKPGFLDFKGKSKWESWNGRKGTSQDDAKQAYVDKVKELIEQHGLK from the exons ATGTCCCTTGAAGAA AACTTCAACAAGGCCGTTGAGGATGTGAAAAACCTGAAGGCAACCCCGGCCGATGCGGACCTGCTGGTCATTTACGGGCTGTACAAGCAGGCGACGGTTGGTGACTGCAACACGGAGAAGCCGGGCTTCCTCGACTTCAAGGGGAAATCGAAGTGGGAGTCGTGGAACGGCCGCAAGGGCACCTCCCAGGACGATGCCAAGCAGGCGTACGTGGACAAGGTGAAGGAGCTGATCGAGCAGCATGGACTGAAGTAA
- the LOC131268807 gene encoding lipoamide acyltransferase component of branched-chain alpha-keto acid dehydrogenase complex, mitochondrial: MAGLINLRRYGAALVRQHLLGGSNRRQPVIYAKGSAAQRSLYTSAMLERTVSFHLSDIGEGIREVTVKEWYVKVGDVVEQFDNLCEVQSDKASVTITSRYDGKIVKLHHDVDEIALVGKPLLDFDVADEAEDESGSSSSSSDSSDDESKPAAAGEKGASGPEPSGKVLATPAVRRIAMENKVDLAKVTATGRNGRVLKGDVLEYLEVIPKGTVKPHPTLAKSQPAPKPSSTTPAPIDLKQAETVLPLKGVAKAMVKSMTEALKIPHFAYCDEVDVSKLVAVREQLKEEATSQGIKLTYMPFFLKAASNALLKYPILNSSFDEANESVILKAYHNISVAMQTPQGLVVPNVKHIEQKSILQIATELNALQERGAKGALTPNDFANGTFALSNIGIIGGTYTHPVVMTPQVAIGGLGQTRVLPRFNENGQVVPAHIMVVSWTADHRVIDGVTMASFSNLWKRYLENPNLLMLGAK, encoded by the exons ATGGCTGGACTCATCAACCTACGCCGCTACGGGGCTGCCCTCGTGCGGCAGCATCTGCTCGGAGGCTCCAACCGTCGACAGCCC GTAATTTATGCTAAGGGCAGCGCCGCCCAACGATCGCTGTACACGAGTGCCATGCTCGAGCGCACCGTGTCCTTCCATCTGTCCGACATCGGCGAGGGCATCCGGGAGGTGACGGTGAAGGAGTGGTACGTGAAGGTGGGCGATGTCGTCGAGCAGTTCGACAATCTGTGCGAGGTGCAGAGCGACAAGGCCTCGGTGACCATCACTAGCCGGTACGATGGCAAGATCGTGAAGCTGCACCACGATGTCGATGAGATTGCGCTGGTCGGCAAGCCGCTGCTCGATTTCGACGTCGCAGACGAAGCGGAGGATGAAAgtggcagcagtagcagcagtagcGATAGCTCAGACGACGAATCGAAACCGGCAGCGGCGGGTGAGAAAGGTGCCTCCGGGCCGGAACCCTCCGGAAAGGTGCTGGCAACACCGGCTGTGCGCCGGATCGCCATGGAAAACAAAGTGGATCTGGCGAAGGTGACGGCGACGGGACGCAATGGTCGCGTACTGAAAGGGGATGTACTCGAATATCTGGAGGTTATTCCGAAGGGCACGGTCAAGCCACATCCCACGCTTGCGAAGAGCCAACCAGCACCGAAGCCTTCCTCGACGACTCCGGCTCCGATCGACCTGAAGCAGGCAGAGACCGTTCTTCCATTGAAGGGTGTAGCAAAGGCGATGGTTAAATCAATGACGGAGGCACTG AAAATTCCACACTTTGCGTACTGCGACGAGGTGGACGTTAGCAAGCTGGTGGCGGTGCGCGAACAGCTTAAGGAGGAGGCCACCAGCCAAGGTATCAAGCTAACCTACATGCCCTTCTTCCTGAAGGCTGCGTCTAACGCGCTGTTAAAATACCCGATCCTGAACAGCTCGTTCGACGAAGCGAACGAAAGCGTCATCCTCAAAGCGTACCACAACATCAGCGTCGCGATGCAAACCCCCCAGGGATTGGTGGTGCCGAACGTGAAGCACATCGAGCAGAAGTCCATCCTGCAGATAGCGACCGAGCTGAACGCGCTCCAGGAGCGCGGTGCCAAGGGTGCCCTAACGCCCAACGATTTTGCCAACGGCACGTTCGCGCTGTCGAACATTGGAATC ATTGGAGGTACCTACACGCACCCGGTGGTGATGACGCCCCAGGTTGCGATCGGTGGGCTTGGTCAAACTCGCGTCCTGCCCCGCTTCAACGAGAACGGTCAGGTTGTACCGGCGCACATCATGGTCGTCAGCTGGACAGCCGATCATCGTGTTATTGATGGCGTCACGATGGCCAGCTTTTCCAACCTGTGGAAGCGCTACTTGGAAAACCCGAACCTGCTGATGCTGGGTGCGAAGTAG